The nucleotide sequence GTGATGTCATCGACCCATTCGCGATCGACCATGGGCAGTTCGAGCGGATAAGGAGCTTGCAAACCAAAATTGACTTGCGGAAAAACCTTGACATCCATGGCGGAATCGAAAATCAGCGTCATCGAAACCTTGGCATTGCCGGTACACGTCACGGTTTGGTTGTTCACGCGGAACGTCATACGCACGAGCTTGGGTTTTTCCTGCGCCCAAGTTGCAGTGCCAGCAATGCCGAGGATTGCCAAGGTGGCAAGAAGTACCAATCTCTTCATGGGGTTGACCTTTTTCATGATGTTGAATCGCATGGTGCGGTGCTGATCCTTTAGGTGTGATGGTAAAAGACTTCATGCGAAATAAGGCTCTCATGTCAAAAACCAAGAGAGCCGCAGTTAAATTCTTCTTTCGAATGAAGTCAAATATTCAAAAAGCCAAATGACGGCGGCGCCGGAAAGGAGGAAAACGTCGCCGCCGTCATTGCTGGAAAACGTACTTGGCCGGAGGAAGTTGATCATTAGCTTGATGATCGCGCCTTCCCTGCAATGGCACTCCCTTCAAATGCTTTCGCAAAACTGGCTGGGCCTGCTTCCTGTGCCGTCATGCCGATGAGTTTCTTCACAAGCGCAGGTAAGTGATGCGCCAGTTCGGTAAAATCTCCAAAAAAATCTTCACGCACATGTTCGACAATCTGTCCGCTGGCCACGTGCACGAGATAAATCTCAATGCCGTATGCCTGCCCGTTTTTTTGCAGGCGTCCGAAGGCGACGACTTTCGCGCTTAACGCGCGCCCGGCGGCAATGGCTGCACCCCGTTCATTTTGAGCGTGCAGATCGAACGTTTGCGGCAGGCGCGTTTCTTCGCCAGGCGGCAAGCAGGCAAAGAGCTGCAGCCGCTGGAACTCAGCATGAAGCTGCGCTGTCAGCTTGGCGGCCTCGTCTTTCAGCGCGTCGTTTTCAGCCCACAAACTGAGAACCGCGAGACTGGGCTGCGCTTGTGATGTTTGTGCCAGTGTGATGGTGAAATTGCAAAAGAACGCCCCGCACAGTGCAACCAATACTTGTTTGACGCCTGCTTTCATTGCCGTCGTTTCCTGTCGTTTCAATCTTGGTGGCGCATACTCCTTGTTGAACGATGATCGTTCGAACCATCATCGTGATCGCGTCATTACGATTGCGGCGGGAATCGGCAAACCAGGTGCCATGCCTGGAAATGAAAAGTATTGGCTAAATCGTCATATCGGTGTGAAATGCCTCTTGGTTTCTGACGCCAACGCAAGCGCTATATCGTTTGATTTCAATGTTTCGTTTCATGCCAGCGGCAGCTTTATTTTGCTGAACTCGGTTTTTGCAACTGTTTGTCCGCGCTGCCATGTGCTGCTCTGAAACAACTGTCGATCCGTGAAGCAGGGCGTTGCAAACCGCACGCGATAAGCACGTCTGGCTTTGCGCCTCGCCGGCTGAGCGTGTCGAAGCCGAGCTTGTCGAAGCCGCTCAGCATACTTTGCCAAACTTCAACGCGCAGACTCTTACCGCGTAATCACCCACCATGAATCCTTACGGAAAGGTGGGAGGCTGGGGAAGCGTGCGCGGATCAACGCCACCACCGCCGTTGCCATTGCCGTTGTCATCTTTGCCCATAGCCGTGGCGGCAAAAATACCGGCGCCAACGCCGACAGCCACCAAACCGGCCACCAGCAAGGTTTTGCCGGACCCGGATTTATTCTTATTTGCGCCTTCGACCATGTTTTCTTCATCTGCCGGTGAAGTTGTGCTTTCCGAGTTTTCGACCGGCGTGATATTCTGAGATTGCCCGGAGTTTTCTGAGCGCGTCGAGGATGTCGCGGTCGAAGCCGTTCCAACAAGCTTTTTTGTCAACGCCGGTACGCTGGCTTCGAGCTTCTTGAAATCGCCGTCAACTTCTTCTTTGACTTTTTGCACGACTTGCCCGCTCTTGACGTGGACGAGTTGTACTTCAATGAAATAAAGCGGCCCGATCTTATTGATCGTGCCGTTTGCCACGAGTTTTGTGCCGAGGAGCTTGCCGGCTTCAATGGCGCATTCCATTGTGCTGCAGCCGGTTTCCAACAAATTCGAATTGGCCAGCCCGGACATCACTTGATTTTTGCTCATCAGTTCGAACATGCCGGTGCTTTGCAATTCCTGGCGCATCCGGTCAGTAATTTTAGCGGCATCTGCCACGGAGATACGCCCGCTCGGCTCCAGATCCAAAACGGCCAGAGAATAAACGCGGCTTTCCGCTTCGAGCGGAAAATCCGCTGCTTTGGCTAGGGCAAAATCCTGCAGTACAATTGTAACAAAAAATGCGGGCAACAGAATCAAGCTGATTGCTTTCTTCATAAGATCACGCTCCATGAACTGGTGTTTTCTCGCGCAAATTCTCAGATCATCGTCCAAAGGCAACGTATCGGAATTGTTACGTTATCTAAATAGACAATGCCGGATGCCGTTTCATATTGGAATCCAAAGGCTAGAATACCAACACTGGTTTAAAAGTGCGTGAGGGAGGGGCTAAATATGTGAGGACAACGAAACAGTGGGCCGGAGGCGTATTCGGAAGAAATAGCGGGCTTAAATATAATCGACCAAAATCGCGTCGGCCAGCTCTTTGCCGAGATGGCAGGTTTGATCCTGGATTTGGAGATGCAGCGGCCCATTGAACGGCGCTTTATCGAGAACTAAGATTTCGGTTTGGGGAAAGATTCCAACTTGTGCCAAGTAACGCAAGCGCGCCGGATCACGATCGGAAACCATGCGCACCACGACGCGCTCGCTGGTCTGGGCTTGCGAAAGCGCGAAACACGTGACATTCGGCAGCACGCCATCTTTGGTGGGAATGGGAGAGCCGTGCGGATCGATGGTTGGCTGCCCCAGCACTTGATCCATCTTGTCCTCGAATTCCTCGGAAATATAATGTTCGAGTTGCTCGGCCTCATCATGCACTTGATCCCAACTGTAGCCCATGGCTTGCGCCAAATACAACTCGAGCAAACGATGATGGCGAATGACTTCGAGCGCGATTTTTTCTCCGGCGGGTGTCAGCGACACGCCTTGATAAGGCGAATACTCGACGAGTTTCATTTCGTCCAGTTTTTTCAGCATGCCGGTGACGGAAGCCTGGGCCACGCCGATGCGCCCGGCGATGGCAGAGGTTGAAACTTTCTTTTCCACGGTTTGCAGGACGTGAATTGTCTTCAGATAATCTTCAATGGCCTGCGTCGTAAAATTTTTTTTCTTTTTGTTCATGAACGCAAACGGACGTGTTGTCGGATAATTTGACTGCCGGAAATCGTTGCTGCTGTTGCGCGAGTGGGCGCAAAGTAACAACACACGCGCGATTATTCAAGCAAAAAGTTACAGTTTTAGTGCTTGCTTTTGGAAGTTTCACGCAGCATTTTATCGCTTGCTTGCATCAGAACAGAGGAGATGATATGGCAGCATCTGGTTTGAAACGCCTGGGCATACTCACCGGCGGCGGCGATTGTCCGGGCCTGAACGCCGTCATTCGCGCGGTGGCGAAACCCGCAATGAATGAGTATAACGCGGCCGTGTTCGGCATCGAAGATGGCTTTGAAGGCTTGGTCGAAGGGCGCATGCGCCAGCTTGCCAACGCCGATGTTTCCGGCATAATCAATCTTGGCGGCACGATTCTCGGCACCTCGAATAAAGGCGATCCCTGGCACTATCCCGATGAATCGGTGAATGGCAAGGTCGAAATTGTCGATGCCTCTTCGCGCGCGATCAAAAACTACAAACGTTGGGGCTTGGACGCTTTGGTCGCCATTGGCGGCGACGGCACGATGCAAATCAGCAAAAAATTAACGGATCACGGCCTCAATGTCGTGGGAGTGCCCAAAACGATCGACAATGATCTTTCCGCCACTGACGTTACGTTCGGGTATGATTCGGCATTGGCGGTTGCCACCGAAGCGATTGATCGCTTGCACACGACTGCTTCGTCGCATCATCGCGTGATGGTGATCGAAGTGATGGGCCGTTATGCCGGTTGGATCGCTCTGGGCGCGGGTTTGGCCGGCGGCGCCGATATTATCTTGATTCCCGAGATTCCATTTGCCTGGAAATCTGTATTTCGCAAAGTCATCGACCGCAGCGTTCATGGCAAGCGTTTCAGCATTGTTTGCGTTGCAGAAGGGACCAAATGTCCGGACGTCGGCGAAATCGTCAAGGAAATGGATGTGAAGCGCACGGATGCCAAGCGTCTCGGCGGCGTGGGAGAATTTGTGGCAGAACAAATCGCGTTGGGAACGGAGCTTGAAACGCGCGTCACCGTGTTGGGGCATTTGCAGCGCGGCGGCAGCCCGACTCCATATGATCGTATTCTCGCGACAAATTTTGGCGCGAAAGCGGTTGCGCTTTGCGCCGCAGGAAATTTCGGGCAAATGGTGGCGTTGCGCGGCTCCGAGGTTGTTAGCGTACCGATTAAGGAAGCCATTGCTAAACAGAAGCTGGTGCCGCATAATCATGCCATGGTTTTGTCGGCGCGAGCGGTGGGAACGAGCTTCGGAGATGATTAGGGCCGCATAAAAATCAAGCAAGACTAAAGGAGAACTCGGCGCAATCACTGAGACGATTTTTCGGATGATTGCAACAGCCGAACCACCTCGGGTTTGATAATTTTGCCCATCGCGTTACGCGGCAGATCGATTACGGTGATGATCACCGTTGGAATTTTGTAAACCGCAATTCGGGTGCACGCCCATTCTTTCAAAGAGAAGAGTGAAAATTGCTTGTTCGGATGCAAGACAAGCGCCGCGCCAACGCGTTCTCCCCACTCCGCATCGGGAATTCCAACAACAGCGCATTCGACAATGTCGGGGTGGGTGCGCAGCATTTCTTCGATTTCCAGGGCTGAAACTTTGTATCCGCCGGTTTTGATAATGTCAACTGAGGCGCGGCCCAAGATGCGAAAATAACCCTTTTCAATAACAGCAATATCGCCTGTGCAAAACCAGCCCGCGCGAAAGGCTTGTTGTGTGGCAGCCGGATTGTCCCAATACTCCAGAAAAACGTTTTGACCTTTGACTTGAATTTCTCCGGCAGTTCCCGGGCCAACTTCCTCGCCGTGTTCGTCAACCAATCTTACGGCAACCTCGGGCAATGGTGTGCCGACAAATCCCGCCCGGCGTTCGCCATGTAGAGGGTTCGAAAGCGCCATACCGATCTCCGTCATGCCATAGCGCTCGAGCAGAACATGCCCGCTGAGGGCCCGCCATTTCTTGAATACATGTGCGGGCAACGCAGCCGATCCGGAAATCATCAAGCGCATTCGTGCGCATGCTTCTGACATGGCTTTTTGTTCGGGTGGCGAAGCAGCCTCCCAGGTGTTGATGAGCTTGCTATAAATCGTGGGTACGGCCATAAACACAGTCGTATTGCCTTGCAGGAATCTTTTCCAAGTTGTTTCGGGATGAAATTCCGGCAACAACTCGCATGTCGCACCGGCCCACAACGCGCAACTCAGCGCATTGATAATGCCGTGAATGTGATGCAGCGGCAGAACATTGAGCAGATAATCTTGCGGGGACCATTCCCAGGCGGTAATCAACGAGGTCATTTGCGCCACGATATTGCGATGCGTTATCACGACGCCTTTGGGCTTATTCGTCGTGCCGCTGGTATAAATGATCATCGCACGTCTTTGCAGATCAATTGCCGGAAAATCCGCGGCAGTCGGCTCCAGCAAATCTGTTGTGCTCAGAAAACGCAAACCGTGCTTGCGGGCCAAGGGTTCTAAACGCGTTTCAAAGTCGGGGTGAGCGACAGCAATGCGCGCGCCGGAATTTTGTAGAACATATTCCAATTCTGGCTGTGGATGCGTCACGGCCAAGGGCACGGCCACGCCTCCGGCACGCCAAATTCCCCATTGCGTTGTAACATAATGCAGGCCCGGCGGTACTAGAAACGCGATGCGTGTTTCGGCAAGATCACGTGCGCCGCGCAGCAAAACGCCTGAAGCTGCGGCAGAAGCGACGAGCAAATCGTGATACGTGAACACGCCTTCGCGCGCAACGATGGCCCGGCGCGCGTCATGCTGCTCAGCGCGGGCAAAGAGCGGGTGAGAGGATAGTATTTTCATGAAATGGCTATTTGAAATTAGATGAATAGTTCTTATTTTCGCCCCCATCCCAGTCGAAAATTCCTGAATAACCCCGAGGTTGAAATGTCAGACATCAAGGCCGACAAGACAATCGATTGCAGCGGTTTGAGTTGCCCATTACCCATCGCTAAAACGAATCGCGCGATTAAGGATATGGCTGTGGGGCAGATACTCGAATTGATTTCCACCGATGCCGGTACCATGCTCGATATGCAGGGCTGGGCCAAGCAAACCAAACACGAATTGCTGTTGGCAAAGGATGAAGGCGCCTATTTTCGATTTTTCATCAAAAAAACAAATTAGTGTTCCAATTGCAACCCAAAGGAGAGGCGTGTGAAAGTTGCGGTCGTCGGTTCAGGTTATGTCGGTCTGGTTGCCGGCACTTGTTTTGCCGATTCCGGCAATGAAGTGATTTGCGTTGACGTGGATGAAAACAAGATCAACCAGCTTCGTCAGGGGGACATTCCTATTTTCGAGCCGGGTTTGGAGGAAATGGTTAAGCAAAACGTCCGCGAAGAACGCCTTTATTTTACCACGGACATCAAATACGCGGTCGAACAGGCGCAAATCGTGTTTATCGCCGTGGGTACCCCGCCGGACGAAGACGGCTCCGCCGATTTGAAATACGTGCTCGACGTCGCGAGCAACATCGGCAAATTTATGAACGGCTACAAAGTCATCGTCAACAAAAGCACCGTTCCGGTTGGCACCGCGGATAAAGTCCGGGATGAAATTCGAAAGCATACGCAATACGATTTTGCTGTGGTGTCCAATCCGGAGTTCTTGAAAGAAGGCGCTGCGATCGATGATTTCACCCGCCCCGATCGCGTCGTCATCGGCACCGCGGACGAAAAGGCAATCGAGATCATGCGCACATTGTACGCGCCGTTCGTGCGCTCCGGTAAGCCGATCATCATCATGGATGAACGCAGCGCGGAACTGACCAAATATGCGGCGAATGCTCTGCTGGCCACTAAAATTTCGTTTATTAATGAAATCGCCAATTTGTGTGAAGCGGTCAGCGCTGATATCGACATGGTGCGTAAGGGCATCGGCACGGATTCGCGCATCGGGCCGCATTTTATCTTTCCAGGCACGGGTTACGGCGGATCGTGCTTTCCGAAGGATGTGCAGGCGTTGATTCGAACCGGCGGCGATCACCGCACGAATCTTGCGATTATCAAAGCTGTGGAAGAGGTGAATACGCGGCAAAAAACAGTTTTGCTCGACAAGATCAAATCATATTTTAAGCAAGGCCTGCGCGGGAAAGTCTTTGCCATGTGGGGACTTGCTTTTAAACCGAAAACGGATGATATGCGCGAGGCGCCGGCGATCGAAATGATCAATGCGTTGAATGCTGAAGGCGCTTTGGTCCGAGCGCACGATCCTGAAGCGCTGAAAGAAGCGGCGAGAGTTTTTAAAGACCGTGTCGATCGCGATTTATTTCTTTTTGACAAACGCTATGAAGCGCTGGAAGGCGCTGATGCGCTGATCATCATGACGGAGTGGAATGCGTTCCGCGAGCCGGATTTTTTTCTGATCAAAGAATCCTTGAAATCGCCCGCGATTTTTGATGGTAGAAATCTCTACGATCCGCAGCGCATGAAAAAAATCGGGATTGATTATTTTTCGATTGGCCGTCCGGTGCGGTAAAAAGCAGCGTTGTGATTTTCGGGCGCACTCGCAGTTTTGAGCGCGCTTTTTTTTATGATAAAGATTACCGCCGTCACGTCAACCGCGTGCTCGCCACTGCTCTGATCTTGCCCGGGAGCTCGCCGCGAGCCTCACTCCATATGAACGTTGATGCGCGGAAATTGGTTTTCCTGGCCAGGTGCATCAACCGTGACGAGCAAAAAATCCAGTTGTTTGGCCCGATAGAGTTTTCTATATTCGACGTCATCATGGGTGTTCTGCTTCGCTGAGGCGAAACAGAAAGAATAGGGAATGCCGTGCGAATCGGCAACTGCCCCGCAACTGTGAGCAGCGTGTTGTTCGGCGATTTCATCACTCTCAACACGAGGGGAAGATGAGATCGAGCTAACCGAGCTGCAAGTCAGGAGACCTGCCTGTGAGATTAATCTCCGTGAAGGATATTGCGTCCTTCACTGAATCGGAGAGCCTTCGCGGGAAGGCCGGCGCTTGCAGCAGTCGCTTCATATCCCTCCCTGCCAGGCGCAGGAATTTTTTCGTCCTGCGCGATTTCCTTCCCGGCGCGTCTCTCCCCAACCACAATTTTTCTGTAAGGAGATTTTATGTTCAAACGCGCTGGCAGTTGTGCAACGTTCGCGGTATTTCTGTGGGCTTCGTTTGTGCGCGGGCAACAAAGCGAAGCGATTCGCGGAAATGTCGTGGATGCCGTGACGAAGCAACCGATCGCGGGGGCAACGGTTTTGTTAATGTCTTCACGGCAAGGCGTGGTAACCAACGAGGCTGGAAAATTCAAGCTATCCGCAACGCAGCCGAATGACTCGCTGCTCATTCGATTTATCGGGTATCGATCCGAGCGTTTGGCGCTTGCTGAAATCAATAGGAATCACCGCATCCAACTCACCCCCACCAGCCTGCTTTTTCACGAAGTGACGGTAACGGCGAAACGTAATGCCGCAGTTGCCGCCGATAGCCCGGCGCCGGTTGAACTGGTCACGACGGACACGCCGCGTTTGCTCACCACTCACAACGTGGGCGAAACATTGACGCATATGCAATCGCTGCTCGTCAAAGATTATGGCGGGTTGAGCGGCATCAAAACGGTGTCGTTGCGCGGCGCCTCGGAAGGTCAGGTGTTGGTGTTGCAAGACGGTTTCCGCATCAATAATCCGCAAGGCGGCTGGGTCGATCTCAATCTGCTGCCGACGCTCGGGGTGGAAAGTGTCGAAGTATTGCGCAGCGGGGCTTCGGCGCAATACGGCAGTGAAGCGGTGGGCGGCATCGTGCATGTGCGCACGCTCTCACCCGCCGCGCACTTTTCGCCGCAAGCAGAGTATACTGTTGGCAATTACGGCACGGGCGCAGCCCGGATCAAGCTGAGTCAGCGTGTGGGAAAAATTTCCGGTGTGCTGGCTTATGGCCGTTTGCGCACGGAGGGCGACTATCCCACCGGACTGGCGGCGCAACCGCGCCTGCAAAACAATCATCTCAACAAGCAGGATTTCTATGCGCGCGGGGATTTCGCGATTTCCGAACGCATTGGACTGAGCGCCTTTCATCAAATCGTTGACAGTGATCGCGAAGTGGCGGGATCGCTGAGTTTTCCAACGAGCGCTGCCGAGCAGCAGGATAATAATCGTATGAGTGCGGTGCGCTTCACCGCGCAAACGGGTGAACTTTTTAATTTTAATGTGCAGGGCAACCTGCAGCATCTCGAGCAGGACTATACCAACCCGGATCCATTTTTTCCCAGCGCCAGCCGCCATACAGTGGATGCACGCGAGTTACTCCTGCACAATCGCAGCCGCCTGGGGGTCTGGGATTTTCTTTACGGCGCGGAGATCGCGCATTTTGAAGTTAAGAGCACGGATCTCGAGAATCCGCAGCGCGATCAGCGCAGCGCGTTTGTACAAGCGGAATGGCGCTGGCATCGCGTGCGCAACAACGCATTGATGAGCCTGGCTATAACCCCGGCGTTGCGCTACGATCATTTCAGCGATTCCGGCAATCGAACGAGTCCCAAAATCAGCTTGGTATGGAAATGGGAGAGAGATTTCACGCTCTCCTGGCATGCCAGCGCCGGAAAAAGTTTTCGCGTACCTTCGATGAATGATCTTTTCTGGCCGAGCAGTCCATACACGGCGGGCAACCCCAATTTGCGGCCGGAAGTCGGCACCCAGTTTGATGGAGGCGTGTTGGTGCAAAGCGCAAATCGCGCGGGAAATTGGCAATTGGCATTGGATGTGTTCCATACGCAGTTGGAAAACCTCATTAGTTGGATTCCGGATGAAAATTTCCGTTTTTCGCCGCAAAATATTGCGCGCGCCAAAATCGCCGGCTTGGAACCGGCATTGACGTGGCGTTCGTTGCGCGATCGGGTTAATGTTCGTCTGGCTTACACCAAAATGCGTGCAATCGACGACGGCGATGATGCAGCGACACAAGGCAAGCGATTGCTGTATCGTCCCGATCACAAATTTGACGCCACTTTTTCTGCACAGATTTTTGGTGGAACGTGGGGTGCGACATATCAGCTCGTAAGCCGGCGTTTCGTACGGCAAGACAATTCGTTTTCATTGCCGGGCTATCGTTTGCTTGATTTGTTTGGCTCGTACAGGTTTGATTTTACAGGAGGCTATCAAATCTATCTGGCTGGTGCAATTCGAAATCTGGCTGATAAACGCATACAGGTGATCGAAGGTTATCCTATACCTGGCCGCGAATTTCGCATGACACTCGGCGTAGGGCGATGATTTTAGAGCTGATGCTTTTGAAATCACCTCGATAGTGATTGAATAAATTTTCTCCCAGCGGATGAGGTCGTTTCGTTGAAACATACATTTTGCTCATCCGCTGGGAACGTTTTTTCA is from Cytophagia bacterium CHB2 and encodes:
- a CDS encoding metal-dependent transcriptional regulator; amino-acid sequence: MNKKKKNFTTQAIEDYLKTIHVLQTVEKKVSTSAIAGRIGVAQASVTGMLKKLDEMKLVEYSPYQGVSLTPAGEKIALEVIRHHRLLELYLAQAMGYSWDQVHDEAEQLEHYISEEFEDKMDQVLGQPTIDPHGSPIPTKDGVLPNVTCFALSQAQTSERVVVRMVSDRDPARLRYLAQVGIFPQTEILVLDKAPFNGPLHLQIQDQTCHLGKELADAILVDYI
- a CDS encoding TonB-dependent receptor, with the protein product MFKRAGSCATFAVFLWASFVRGQQSEAIRGNVVDAVTKQPIAGATVLLMSSRQGVVTNEAGKFKLSATQPNDSLLIRFIGYRSERLALAEINRNHRIQLTPTSLLFHEVTVTAKRNAAVAADSPAPVELVTTDTPRLLTTHNVGETLTHMQSLLVKDYGGLSGIKTVSLRGASEGQVLVLQDGFRINNPQGGWVDLNLLPTLGVESVEVLRSGASAQYGSEAVGGIVHVRTLSPAAHFSPQAEYTVGNYGTGAARIKLSQRVGKISGVLAYGRLRTEGDYPTGLAAQPRLQNNHLNKQDFYARGDFAISERIGLSAFHQIVDSDREVAGSLSFPTSAAEQQDNNRMSAVRFTAQTGELFNFNVQGNLQHLEQDYTNPDPFFPSASRHTVDARELLLHNRSRLGVWDFLYGAEIAHFEVKSTDLENPQRDQRSAFVQAEWRWHRVRNNALMSLAITPALRYDHFSDSGNRTSPKISLVWKWERDFTLSWHASAGKSFRVPSMNDLFWPSSPYTAGNPNLRPEVGTQFDGGVLVQSANRAGNWQLALDVFHTQLENLISWIPDENFRFSPQNIARAKIAGLEPALTWRSLRDRVNVRLAYTKMRAIDDGDDAATQGKRLLYRPDHKFDATFSAQIFGGTWGATYQLVSRRFVRQDNSFSLPGYRLLDLFGSYRFDFTGGYQIYLAGAIRNLADKRIQVIEGYPIPGREFRMTLGVGR
- a CDS encoding ATP-dependent 6-phosphofructokinase, whose translation is MAASGLKRLGILTGGGDCPGLNAVIRAVAKPAMNEYNAAVFGIEDGFEGLVEGRMRQLANADVSGIINLGGTILGTSNKGDPWHYPDESVNGKVEIVDASSRAIKNYKRWGLDALVAIGGDGTMQISKKLTDHGLNVVGVPKTIDNDLSATDVTFGYDSALAVATEAIDRLHTTASSHHRVMVIEVMGRYAGWIALGAGLAGGADIILIPEIPFAWKSVFRKVIDRSVHGKRFSIVCVAEGTKCPDVGEIVKEMDVKRTDAKRLGGVGEFVAEQIALGTELETRVTVLGHLQRGGSPTPYDRILATNFGAKAVALCAAGNFGQMVALRGSEVVSVPIKEAIAKQKLVPHNHAMVLSARAVGTSFGDD
- a CDS encoding sulfurtransferase TusA family protein gives rise to the protein MKADKTIDCSGLSCPLPIAKTNRAIKDMAVGQILELISTDAGTMLDMQGWAKQTKHELLLAKDEGAYFRFFIKKTN
- a CDS encoding UDP-glucose/GDP-mannose dehydrogenase family protein, producing the protein MKVAVVGSGYVGLVAGTCFADSGNEVICVDVDENKINQLRQGDIPIFEPGLEEMVKQNVREERLYFTTDIKYAVEQAQIVFIAVGTPPDEDGSADLKYVLDVASNIGKFMNGYKVIVNKSTVPVGTADKVRDEIRKHTQYDFAVVSNPEFLKEGAAIDDFTRPDRVVIGTADEKAIEIMRTLYAPFVRSGKPIIIMDERSAELTKYAANALLATKISFINEIANLCEAVSADIDMVRKGIGTDSRIGPHFIFPGTGYGGSCFPKDVQALIRTGGDHRTNLAIIKAVEEVNTRQKTVLLDKIKSYFKQGLRGKVFAMWGLAFKPKTDDMREAPAIEMINALNAEGALVRAHDPEALKEAARVFKDRVDRDLFLFDKRYEALEGADALIIMTEWNAFREPDFFLIKESLKSPAIFDGRNLYDPQRMKKIGIDYFSIGRPVR
- a CDS encoding long-chain fatty acid--CoA ligase is translated as MKILSSHPLFARAEQHDARRAIVAREGVFTYHDLLVASAAASGVLLRGARDLAETRIAFLVPPGLHYVTTQWGIWRAGGVAVPLAVTHPQPELEYVLQNSGARIAVAHPDFETRLEPLARKHGLRFLSTTDLLEPTAADFPAIDLQRRAMIIYTSGTTNKPKGVVITHRNIVAQMTSLITAWEWSPQDYLLNVLPLHHIHGIINALSCALWAGATCELLPEFHPETTWKRFLQGNTTVFMAVPTIYSKLINTWEAASPPEQKAMSEACARMRLMISGSAALPAHVFKKWRALSGHVLLERYGMTEIGMALSNPLHGERRAGFVGTPLPEVAVRLVDEHGEEVGPGTAGEIQVKGQNVFLEYWDNPAATQQAFRAGWFCTGDIAVIEKGYFRILGRASVDIIKTGGYKVSALEIEEMLRTHPDIVECAVVGIPDAEWGERVGAALVLHPNKQFSLFSLKEWACTRIAVYKIPTVIITVIDLPRNAMGKIIKPEVVRLLQSSEKSSQ